The Flavobacterium sp. HJ-32-4 genome contains a region encoding:
- a CDS encoding RHS repeat-associated core domain-containing protein, whose protein sequence is MIYDRGYLVCLIRSVGRAWPNYEFKSYSLYLDAISNPVFVSDWPEGNVYEITSGFEGKKNWQFTASYAENGKKKEVVSFFDGSLRNRQTVTKTNTNNETIVGEVIYDNEGRPAVEVLPVPTGTNRFKYYERFNRILQGESYSYQDFVSPSSCTPIVTPMSNASGASNYYSGQNAITDGPLTGFIPNAEGIPFTQTQYTADNTGRIARKSGVGPTHQLGSGHEMKYYYGIPDKSELDRLFGYSVGNVSHYKKNVVIDPNGQVSVSYLDPKGNVIATALSDENPANLSGLVPDETAPSTPITLDLLGKANPEAMDTVLDNNERTSSGAFGMLDDGLRYSGQKIFTSQSNYTFNYSISNTPLIYSCDGKFNYSYPMVYKLEESVTDACGNSMLSVSQTIGSTIPNSNTSTTLSNSNVRELQPGSYQVTKTLTVDPVTLESFANDYIARGLESGCILPEQYPAAPLDCYETCEQCAAHYTGLTYLNFPPGRVSYQEMMLASDSTYLMADPPLDADAIALIKDRYGREYDLLVATCWMPCDGDPATGPPAPGDGDLVSDTCAISLKALMQDMMPTGQYGVAGIDVDEEDFSFVLGSADTVDEYIGNLKMSVYNEQNQIFRGYPDPLYPDNPDWRHPNFYDADGILGANPTYAARAHYFDENGHIDYTEVKWSDEESTFTPPLKDGYNTPAQLDALPDEIAFKVKDGVYKIEPQYLADVKDFIRIIPDHDTWTQSLVRYHPEFLYMDYIYKTCSMVNTVTLQPNGHQYTFNPDGFDTFLNSVDTYEDAVNKGLLADALTLFNNDPYFNNHHPYDGVSQDPGMIPTVANADQWYNIKRAIMFYALNPNGSYTMQGSTSSGDAYTNSNQGGFEGSDKSLSNYAYHGVKCTGIDGGCVGGSDDFGTLLGYMQTNLTDVERNEWWKRYSAYYQSLKQKIQSSFVNAVAARKGFFGDCIGRSNGGEKTRRIYNIVKKYANQREVIKTWIQDQQIPDHRLKTENGQFVKKFSRRFPPYDAKYDSDSSEDEIFENGLAEGNYQYLSETGNCPIMQDISAFLEGISKEKTANGTPKYMNGTTPLYFNPPYFSETLFKAIGGVLDTTFIMGEPKLGTTVISPYVLKLEVLRTNNPMSPFNLTIPSSASFPADTTAQLGVLNMTWNNYGFSGNTWKITEIRNIGYVSGPVNGIYTFQFAVRVHRNNDPNSYSFKEMLFTGTTGAKLTCSTDPGVAVSEGSIYVPYADNDCHKKEDFEISLANLINALIQSGQVNSTTPVDLINLPAYTEGFLPEYYHLGGVPQVKWLHIPAYDTYEFRAGAVGSSGSYFSMTVDFGTISNDYSIEYLSVGEPDASGGNKIHFKKIYEPTGAETIIDGVIKGEMWANTNSIMDFACCDDGTKRLLELFKIVFNQGLDTYVAAVQGNPVPAPIVTPEVLEFAHNLDINIGGPNFGLWMADANAVNYSYWNAFQTNVPYIFTPTTDVWFAIGDQSPNLCVFGNSWNYADLFTTSIVNGVRVAQVIPVTYEFFNSDNNLPAAAFVMTDGSVFAFKLPNCLFRPQRTCDCQPQPIAPVDCSAAYQQYASLIQSLPNYATANNPMTEEDFCSHNYHYVIAGYSYYLSSFNLTATSFESTNYISLTEFASSAFGYGYPNYNTQIDLFKSYLGGSNLYYKGPDGHFVTANERISGIDYNLVDTWREYAEWVVSRDQICLPRALPSAPVKNLIPSDPCISFTTSVYDAYNHDAYNAYIQKKKDDFKKAYLEKALKAVEQFTVSYPDKEYQYTLYYYDQAGNLIQTVAPEGVSRLNMTTSLSTQIATARAQNITTSTENTSLLPSHRFKTQYRYNSLNQLVWQSTPDGGETRFAYDKLGRIIASQNANQTQEVPELFSLLIGAPTISKTADNVLVKAGNNLWADQHSSSPILPAGVKGYVEFTVRELANNPNASVNLMVGFSINNLSNPTSMRYAFSVTSLTDVKYVLNNVQYAFPTSITLKDGDILRVERSSSNQMRWLVNDVVVHSIADPTPNQPLIVDTAMYTPTSRIENLKAARFDKGNLFAYSKYDNLGRVVESGGMTLASNYFVDDNGRLSDRATNQPVTINPETYPYAFSPTTTEVTKTYYSDYPLNPDAYLTPKPTRNSQNRVTAILTFKENTLSTPVTNHETAILYDYDIHGNVSEMAQHLSADVSYMQMTKKVEYEYDLISGNVNKVTYQKNQTDQFIHRYEYDADNRISSVETSKDGVIWERDAAYKYYDHGPLARVALGDKQVQGIDYAYTLQGWLKVVNSENTANLHSDMGQDGDVVSKDVFGYSLGYFDNDYQPIAPGNITPLSVSPTSPGSADLFNGNIKRMITTLRYASDEKQIPIQSNRYQYDQLNRLIRMEGFRIGDTGEPAPDYTSMYSYDRNGNIKTLQAMAPNNTQSIVAMDNLTYQYQPNKNKLEYVSDAIGAGVFGSTGIDKDIDNQTAGNYTYDAIGQLKSDQAEGITNIEWRLDGKVKKIEKTNGVDLMFFYDGLGNRVSKFVMGDAKDFTVYSRDAQGNTLAVYKNSSSSPSRLLEHHLYGSSRLGIQQYEGPPGNPGSAIYGRIVGDKRYELSNHLGNVLSTITDRKTVSNEQKRTVFDNFFNATPWAAFNSPVSTSLENGVQVIQVSQSYSGASDSFPLDAGTPYVFQLQVNRGDLPATVAARLSLHDLTGDILATTTSVLDGVVYLRFTPTLTDTYSLSITCDNLTGGSYQFSIDNFAAWKEEIQLTTDFIANFVPDVVSTNDYYPFGMLVPNRHESTDGSYRYGFNGKEKDDELKGEGNSYDYGARMYDSRLGRWFSTDPLTDSFPFESPYGFAGQNPIVYNDPDGEAKYLTINILDETTGLRTQIRVCVDEDALAKVRRDVGPKGHAEYVYDWYDINVTQNIVRKKDGTFVLNGTTNESLGSKRTTTLWDWGESYANGQAQLGDFLTQEESPSKWEGGIAWYSKTGQGEEERIGKRENVKFENGDEMLELLSTFKTFGRPGIKTPFPTTIDGKLGVKSTEAIKKVYDKAKQLAEEVEKFSKIYDNGIKTIDTAEKAIPEETASPKVLPDSIDRHYYENPDHSHSRTERIANPDKKKK, encoded by the coding sequence TTGATTTACGATCGTGGTTACCTGGTCTGTCTGATCCGGAGCGTAGGCAGGGCCTGGCCTAATTACGAATTCAAAAGCTATTCCCTTTATCTGGACGCAATAAGCAATCCCGTATTTGTTTCCGATTGGCCAGAGGGCAATGTGTATGAGATAACTAGTGGGTTTGAAGGCAAAAAAAACTGGCAGTTTACCGCTTCATATGCTGAAAATGGAAAGAAAAAAGAAGTAGTCTCCTTCTTCGACGGTTCGCTTCGAAACAGACAAACCGTCACAAAAACAAACACAAATAATGAGACTATAGTTGGAGAGGTTATATACGACAATGAGGGCCGGCCGGCCGTGGAGGTTCTGCCTGTTCCAACCGGCACGAACCGGTTTAAGTACTACGAAAGGTTTAATCGCATTTTACAGGGAGAATCGTATTCCTATCAGGACTTTGTATCTCCATCAAGCTGCACCCCGATTGTAACACCGATGTCAAATGCCTCTGGGGCAAGCAACTATTACTCCGGTCAAAATGCAATTACCGACGGGCCGCTGACGGGCTTCATCCCAAATGCGGAGGGCATTCCGTTTACACAAACCCAATATACCGCTGATAATACAGGTCGCATTGCCAGAAAAAGCGGCGTCGGCCCCACACACCAGTTGGGAAGTGGGCACGAAATGAAGTACTACTATGGAATACCCGATAAATCCGAACTAGATCGTCTGTTTGGCTACAGCGTAGGCAATGTTTCCCATTATAAGAAAAATGTCGTGATCGATCCAAACGGGCAAGTTAGTGTGTCCTATCTCGACCCGAAAGGGAATGTAATTGCAACCGCCCTGAGTGACGAAAACCCGGCAAATCTCAGTGGCCTCGTGCCTGATGAAACGGCACCTAGTACACCAATTACCTTGGATCTACTTGGCAAAGCTAATCCTGAGGCGATGGATACCGTACTCGATAACAACGAAAGGACGTCATCGGGTGCTTTTGGTATGCTGGACGATGGTTTACGCTATTCTGGACAGAAAATATTTACTAGCCAAAGCAACTACACTTTTAACTACAGCATCTCAAATACGCCACTCATATATAGCTGTGATGGGAAATTCAACTACAGCTATCCTATGGTGTACAAACTGGAAGAGTCTGTTACAGACGCATGTGGGAATAGTATGCTCTCGGTCAGCCAAACGATTGGAAGTACCATTCCTAATTCCAATACCTCCACAACGCTGTCGAATTCCAACGTTCGGGAATTACAACCGGGTTCCTACCAAGTCACGAAAACGCTGACCGTCGATCCCGTAACGCTTGAGTCCTTTGCTAACGATTATATCGCCCGCGGATTGGAAAGCGGCTGCATCCTTCCCGAACAGTATCCCGCCGCTCCCCTGGACTGTTATGAAACCTGCGAACAATGTGCAGCGCACTACACAGGACTCACGTATCTGAATTTCCCTCCGGGAAGAGTGTCATATCAGGAAATGATGCTGGCGTCGGACTCAACCTATTTAATGGCTGATCCTCCATTAGACGCTGATGCGATTGCGCTTATAAAAGACCGATATGGAAGGGAATATGACCTGTTGGTCGCCACTTGTTGGATGCCATGTGATGGAGACCCAGCAACAGGACCTCCTGCGCCCGGAGATGGTGATCTCGTTTCCGACACTTGTGCAATAAGCCTGAAAGCGCTGATGCAAGACATGATGCCAACCGGTCAATACGGTGTTGCCGGTATTGATGTAGATGAGGAGGACTTCAGTTTTGTGCTGGGTTCTGCTGATACCGTCGACGAATACATCGGAAACCTGAAGATGTCTGTTTACAACGAACAAAATCAAATATTCAGAGGATATCCTGACCCTCTCTATCCCGATAATCCAGACTGGAGGCACCCCAATTTCTATGATGCTGATGGTATCCTCGGCGCCAATCCGACCTATGCGGCCCGCGCCCACTACTTCGATGAAAACGGCCATATCGATTATACAGAAGTTAAATGGTCCGATGAAGAAAGTACATTTACACCTCCACTGAAAGATGGCTATAATACGCCCGCACAGTTGGATGCATTACCCGATGAAATAGCCTTCAAAGTCAAAGACGGGGTTTACAAGATTGAACCGCAATACCTGGCGGATGTAAAGGATTTCATTCGTATTATCCCAGACCACGATACCTGGACGCAGTCATTGGTACGATATCATCCGGAGTTCCTCTATATGGACTATATCTACAAAACGTGCTCCATGGTAAACACCGTGACACTTCAGCCAAACGGACACCAGTATACGTTCAATCCCGATGGTTTTGACACATTCCTTAATTCCGTCGACACGTATGAAGACGCGGTAAACAAAGGCCTTTTGGCTGATGCGCTTACCCTTTTTAATAACGACCCTTACTTCAACAATCACCATCCTTATGATGGCGTATCCCAGGATCCTGGAATGATACCGACGGTCGCAAACGCCGACCAATGGTATAACATCAAGCGGGCTATTATGTTTTATGCACTGAATCCAAATGGCTCTTATACCATGCAGGGTAGCACATCAAGCGGCGACGCCTATACTAACAGCAATCAAGGAGGATTTGAAGGATCCGATAAGAGCCTTTCCAATTATGCGTACCATGGCGTAAAATGTACGGGTATAGACGGCGGGTGCGTTGGGGGAAGTGACGATTTCGGGACGCTCTTAGGCTATATGCAGACCAACCTCACAGATGTAGAACGCAACGAATGGTGGAAGCGCTACAGCGCATATTACCAGAGCCTGAAACAAAAAATACAATCGTCATTCGTGAACGCGGTTGCAGCTCGAAAAGGCTTCTTTGGCGATTGTATCGGCCGCAGCAACGGGGGCGAAAAAACCCGCCGGATTTACAATATCGTCAAGAAATATGCAAACCAACGGGAAGTAATCAAAACCTGGATACAGGACCAGCAAATACCTGACCATCGGCTTAAGACAGAAAATGGCCAGTTTGTGAAAAAATTTTCGCGCCGCTTCCCTCCATATGATGCTAAATATGATTCAGATTCATCTGAGGACGAAATCTTTGAAAATGGCTTGGCTGAAGGCAATTATCAGTATTTGAGCGAAACGGGGAATTGTCCTATCATGCAAGATATTTCTGCTTTCCTCGAGGGTATTTCAAAAGAGAAAACGGCGAACGGCACGCCGAAATATATGAATGGTACAACGCCTTTGTACTTCAACCCCCCGTATTTTTCGGAAACGCTGTTCAAAGCAATCGGCGGTGTACTGGATACGACTTTCATAATGGGCGAACCTAAATTGGGCACCACTGTCATTTCACCCTACGTTTTGAAACTCGAAGTGTTAAGAACGAATAACCCCATGAGTCCGTTTAATCTGACCATCCCATCATCCGCTTCTTTCCCCGCTGACACTACGGCCCAACTCGGCGTACTAAACATGACGTGGAATAACTACGGATTCTCCGGTAACACCTGGAAGATTACCGAGATCCGCAACATCGGATACGTATCGGGCCCCGTAAACGGTATCTATACATTCCAGTTTGCGGTGCGCGTACACCGTAACAACGACCCCAATAGCTATTCCTTCAAGGAAATGCTATTTACAGGTACTACCGGCGCAAAGCTGACGTGCAGCACCGATCCGGGCGTTGCCGTATCGGAAGGGTCTATCTATGTACCCTATGCCGATAATGACTGCCACAAAAAAGAAGATTTCGAAATCTCCCTGGCCAACCTGATCAATGCCCTCATACAGTCGGGGCAGGTGAATAGTACGACGCCCGTCGACCTTATTAATTTACCAGCTTACACGGAAGGTTTCCTGCCCGAATACTATCATTTAGGAGGTGTGCCTCAGGTCAAGTGGCTCCATATTCCGGCGTACGATACTTACGAATTTAGAGCTGGTGCGGTCGGTTCGTCTGGCAGCTATTTTTCAATGACTGTCGATTTCGGGACGATATCAAACGATTATTCAATTGAGTATCTATCGGTTGGGGAGCCTGATGCCTCTGGAGGCAACAAAATCCATTTCAAGAAAATATATGAGCCTACCGGCGCTGAAACGATAATTGACGGAGTCATAAAAGGAGAAATGTGGGCTAATACCAACAGCATTATGGATTTTGCCTGTTGCGACGACGGAACGAAACGACTGCTTGAGCTCTTTAAAATCGTTTTCAATCAAGGCCTTGATACATATGTCGCTGCAGTCCAGGGCAATCCGGTTCCGGCACCTATAGTAACGCCGGAAGTTCTCGAGTTTGCACATAATCTGGACATAAATATAGGTGGCCCGAATTTCGGCCTATGGATGGCAGATGCAAATGCTGTAAACTATAGTTATTGGAACGCGTTTCAGACCAACGTACCTTACATCTTTACACCCACAACTGATGTTTGGTTCGCTATCGGCGATCAGTCGCCTAACTTATGTGTGTTTGGAAACTCTTGGAACTACGCCGATCTTTTTACCACGTCGATAGTCAATGGCGTAAGAGTTGCACAGGTTATTCCAGTCACATATGAATTTTTCAATTCAGACAACAATCTTCCCGCCGCCGCTTTTGTGATGACGGATGGGAGTGTCTTCGCGTTCAAGCTTCCCAACTGCCTGTTTCGTCCACAACGAACCTGCGACTGCCAACCACAGCCTATTGCCCCAGTTGACTGTTCGGCCGCCTATCAGCAATACGCCAGCCTGATACAGTCATTACCGAATTATGCCACTGCCAATAATCCGATGACCGAAGAGGATTTCTGCAGCCACAACTACCACTATGTCATTGCCGGTTACTCGTACTATCTCTCGTCGTTTAACCTGACCGCCACATCATTTGAAAGTACTAACTATATTTCGTTAACGGAGTTTGCCAGCTCCGCGTTTGGCTACGGCTATCCGAACTATAACACGCAGATTGACCTGTTCAAGTCGTATCTTGGTGGTTCCAACCTTTACTATAAGGGTCCTGATGGCCATTTCGTTACTGCAAACGAGCGTATATCCGGCATCGACTACAACCTTGTTGACACCTGGAGGGAATATGCCGAGTGGGTCGTCAGCCGCGATCAAATCTGTTTACCCAGGGCATTGCCGTCAGCACCTGTGAAGAACCTGATCCCGTCTGATCCTTGTATCAGCTTTACAACAAGTGTGTACGACGCGTACAATCACGATGCCTATAATGCCTATATCCAAAAGAAAAAAGACGACTTTAAAAAGGCGTATTTGGAAAAGGCCCTGAAAGCTGTCGAACAATTTACTGTATCGTACCCCGACAAGGAATACCAATACACGCTGTACTACTACGACCAGGCGGGCAACCTGATCCAGACGGTGGCTCCGGAGGGCGTCAGCCGCCTGAACATGACTACTTCATTGTCAACACAGATAGCCACAGCAAGGGCGCAGAATATAACGACGTCTACGGAAAACACCAGCCTACTGCCTTCCCATAGATTCAAAACCCAGTACCGATACAATTCCTTAAATCAACTCGTGTGGCAGTCGACCCCAGATGGCGGGGAAACACGCTTCGCCTATGACAAACTTGGTCGTATCATTGCCTCTCAGAATGCCAACCAAACCCAGGAAGTGCCTGAATTGTTTAGTCTCCTCATAGGAGCTCCCACTATTTCTAAAACAGCCGACAATGTTTTGGTAAAGGCCGGAAACAATTTGTGGGCGGACCAACACAGCAGTTCACCCATACTGCCGGCCGGCGTGAAGGGGTATGTAGAGTTCACCGTGCGTGAGTTGGCTAATAATCCCAATGCCTCCGTTAACCTTATGGTCGGATTCTCAATAAATAACCTGTCAAATCCCACCTCAATGCGGTACGCGTTTAGCGTCACCTCACTGACAGATGTCAAATATGTTTTAAATAATGTCCAGTATGCATTCCCTACTTCTATTACATTGAAAGACGGTGACATTCTTCGGGTTGAACGTAGTAGTAGCAACCAAATGCGCTGGCTCGTAAATGATGTAGTCGTCCACTCTATCGCGGATCCGACACCTAACCAACCGTTAATAGTTGATACGGCAATGTATACTCCTACCAGTCGTATCGAAAATCTAAAAGCAGCTCGTTTCGACAAAGGAAACCTCTTTGCTTACAGCAAATATGATAATTTGGGCCGCGTTGTCGAATCCGGAGGGATGACACTCGCTTCCAACTATTTTGTCGATGACAACGGTCGCCTGTCAGACAGAGCGACCAACCAACCTGTGACGATCAACCCTGAGACGTATCCGTATGCTTTCTCACCTACTACGACTGAAGTCACGAAGACATACTACAGTGATTATCCCCTTAATCCAGACGCCTATCTTACACCCAAACCGACGCGTAATTCCCAAAACAGGGTGACGGCAATACTGACATTTAAAGAGAATACACTGTCTACGCCTGTCACAAACCATGAAACGGCTATTCTCTACGATTACGATATACATGGAAACGTAAGTGAGATGGCACAGCACTTGAGTGCTGACGTGTCGTATATGCAAATGACGAAAAAGGTAGAGTATGAGTATGACCTGATAAGTGGGAACGTAAATAAGGTGACCTATCAAAAGAACCAAACCGACCAGTTTATACATCGCTATGAATATGATGCTGATAACCGTATCAGCTCTGTCGAAACGTCGAAAGATGGCGTCATCTGGGAGCGTGATGCAGCTTATAAGTACTATGATCACGGACCTTTGGCACGCGTTGCTTTGGGTGACAAACAGGTACAGGGAATCGACTATGCCTATACCCTCCAAGGCTGGCTGAAAGTGGTAAACTCGGAAAACACCGCAAACTTGCATTCCGACATGGGACAGGATGGGGATGTCGTATCGAAAGACGTATTCGGCTATTCGCTGGGTTATTTCGACAACGATTACCAACCGATTGCGCCGGGGAATATCACACCCCTTTCCGTCTCCCCAACGTCGCCAGGCTCAGCCGACCTCTTTAACGGCAATATCAAGCGTATGATAACCACGTTACGCTATGCAAGCGATGAAAAACAAATTCCTATTCAGTCAAACCGCTACCAATATGACCAGTTAAACAGGCTGATCAGAATGGAAGGATTCCGGATCGGTGATACGGGCGAGCCTGCACCTGACTACACCAGTATGTATAGCTACGATCGAAACGGCAATATAAAAACATTGCAGGCAATGGCGCCCAACAATACGCAGAGTATTGTGGCAATGGACAATCTCACATATCAATACCAGCCAAATAAAAATAAGCTAGAATATGTTTCCGACGCGATTGGTGCCGGCGTATTCGGATCAACTGGTATTGATAAAGACATCGACAACCAAACGGCTGGCAACTACACCTATGACGCGATTGGCCAGCTCAAATCAGACCAGGCCGAGGGAATTACGAATATCGAGTGGCGTTTAGACGGCAAGGTTAAAAAAATCGAAAAAACGAATGGTGTAGACCTCATGTTCTTTTATGATGGCCTCGGCAATCGTGTGAGTAAATTCGTTATGGGTGACGCCAAAGATTTTACGGTATATAGCCGCGATGCGCAGGGCAACACCCTTGCGGTATACAAAAATAGTAGTAGTTCGCCGTCCCGTCTGCTCGAACATCATCTATATGGCAGCAGCCGACTGGGGATCCAGCAGTACGAGGGGCCTCCCGGGAATCCCGGGTCAGCAATTTACGGACGTATCGTGGGAGATAAACGATACGAACTTTCCAATCATCTGGGCAACGTGCTGTCGACCATAACCGACCGTAAAACGGTTAGCAATGAACAGAAAAGGACGGTATTCGATAACTTCTTCAACGCCACACCCTGGGCCGCGTTCAATAGCCCTGTCAGCACCAGCCTTGAGAATGGAGTTCAGGTGATCCAGGTCAGCCAATCCTATTCGGGCGCGTCTGACTCATTCCCACTTGATGCGGGAACGCCATACGTATTCCAGCTTCAGGTAAACCGGGGCGACCTGCCGGCCACTGTCGCTGCGCGGCTTAGCCTTCATGATCTGACGGGTGACATTCTCGCAACTACTACGTCTGTTTTGGACGGCGTTGTCTATCTGCGGTTCACGCCCACGCTTACAGACACCTATTCGCTTTCCATCACGTGTGACAACCTGACAGGTGGCTCCTACCAGTTTTCAATCGACAACTTTGCTGCGTGGAAGGAGGAAATCCAGCTTACGACCGACTTTATCGCTAACTTCGTACCCGATGTGGTTAGCACCAATGATTACTATCCTTTCGGGATGCTGGTGCCCAATCGACATGAAAGTACCGATGGGTCGTATCGATACGGGTTTAATGGGAAGGAGAAGGATGATGAGTTGAAGGGGGAGGGGAACAGTTATGATTATGGAGCGAGGATGTATGATTCGAGACTGGGGAGATGGTTTTCGACGGATCCGTTAACTGATAGTTTCCCTTTCGAATCGCCATATGGGTTTGCGGGTCAAAACCCCATTGTTTATAATGATCCAGATGGGGAAGCCAAGTATCTAACTATAAACATACTGGATGAAACAACTGGGCTTAGGACACAAATTAGAGTCTGTGTTGATGAGGACGCCCTAGCAAAAGTCAGACGGGATGTTGGGCCGAAAGGACACGCGGAGTACGTTTATGATTGGTATGATATAAATGTGACGCAGAATATCGTTAGGAAAAAGGATGGGACTTTTGTCTTAAACGGTACTACAAATGAGAGTTTGGGAAGTAAAAGAACCACTACTCTTTGGGACTGGGGAGAGTCTTATGCAAATGGGCAAGCTCAACTTGGTGATTTTTTGACACAGGAGGAATCTCCTTCAAAGTGGGAAGGGGGAATCGCCTGGTACAGCAAAACTGGCCAAGGCGAAGAAGAAAGAATTGGAAAAAGAGAAAATGTCAAGTTTGAAAATGGCGACGAAATGCTGGAATTGTTATCTACTTTTAAGACGTTTGGTCGACCTGGAATAAAAACGCCCTTTCCTACAACGATCGATGGAAAATTGGGAGTAAAGTCAACTGAGGCTATCAAAAAAGTTTACGACAAAGCAAAACAACTTGCCGAGGAAGTTGAGAAATTTTCTAAGATATACGACAATGGTATTAAAACAATAGATACAGCAGAAAAGGCGATACCTGAAGAGACTGCGAGTCCTAAGGTTCTACCCGACTCAATAGATCGCCATTATTATGAGAATCCCGATCATAGTCATAGTAGAACTGAAAGAATTGCAAACCCAGATAAAAAAAAGAAATAA
- a CDS encoding toxin-antitoxin system YwqK family antitoxin, producing MKKAKSLFVAILACLTASSCQRNEDNPKLIKSYPKENKIAEFGYLLKGNDTIIDGEAVYYSLDKKTILGRAFYKNGLLNGIYTGYYGNGKIEQIVNYRNDTIIGDRIHNYTNGSIERYILYDESGRAAFLIKFDSKGNVIDYQGHPIVDVENVGLKKLDSLEIGDSLKYSYYLANIPASKYLFTVRSLRSDKSKNHREISSRKQCRITVKEKILVRGENSIIAKVKFEFSDLNKTTISDSLRFDYYVR from the coding sequence TTGAAGAAAGCAAAAAGTTTGTTTGTAGCGATATTAGCCTGCTTGACTGCCTCTTCGTGTCAGAGAAATGAGGATAACCCTAAACTTATCAAATCTTACCCCAAAGAAAATAAAATAGCCGAATTTGGTTATTTGCTCAAGGGAAATGACACTATCATCGACGGCGAAGCGGTGTATTACAGCCTGGATAAGAAAACTATCTTAGGTAGAGCTTTCTATAAAAATGGTCTTTTAAATGGAATTTACACGGGGTATTACGGAAACGGAAAAATTGAACAGATTGTGAATTACCGGAATGATACAATTATTGGAGATAGAATACATAATTACACAAACGGAAGTATAGAACGTTACATTTTATATGATGAGTCGGGTAGAGCGGCTTTTCTGATTAAGTTCGACAGTAAGGGAAACGTTATAGACTATCAAGGCCACCCCATTGTCGATGTTGAAAATGTTGGACTTAAAAAGTTAGATTCTTTAGAAATAGGTGACTCACTAAAGTATAGTTATTATTTGGCGAACATTCCCGCTTCAAAATATCTATTCACGGTAAGGTCTCTAAGATCGGATAAAAGTAAAAATCATCGAGAAATATCGTCCAGAAAACAGTGTCGTATAACCGTGAAGGAGAAAATTCTAGTAAGAGGAGAAAATTCTATCATCGCAAAAGTGAAGTTCGAATTTTCTGATCTAAATAAAACCACTATATCTGATTCATTAAGATTTGACTACTATGTGAGATAA
- a CDS encoding tyrosine-type recombinase/integrase, whose protein sequence is MKKTTALLPLFTQFIRDSETGKRLKKNGEKIRPQSIDNYRYVHQNLVKFSTETGFVLLVSDASKLNAREYQVEKNYWKKFYRNFTNFLYKQGCHDNYVGANIKVIRTFFTYLKTEKNLDAGDFHKAFYVRKEEIPVLVLSPEQLKFLIHDDAFARQLLPSERRVKDAFVFGCTTGLRFSDLFLLTNQNFEPTTDGYYLKQRSKKTKTYTRIKLPPYAAEIYERYRLKEAAAPVFGSISLFNFNKTLKQVGAKAGFIHPVDVTREKLGRAVRPTAKKESGRNRFCDQMSSHMMRRTAITTLLTLGMPEHAVRNLSGHSANSTSFRRYVHYAQAYLDEEMERVHKRLER, encoded by the coding sequence GTGAAAAAAACCACCGCGCTTCTTCCGTTATTCACCCAATTCATCCGCGATTCCGAAACTGGGAAGCGGCTGAAGAAAAATGGCGAGAAGATCCGTCCGCAGTCTATCGACAATTATCGCTATGTACACCAAAACCTGGTGAAATTTTCGACTGAAACCGGCTTTGTGTTGCTTGTGTCGGATGCGTCTAAACTTAACGCGCGCGAATACCAGGTGGAGAAGAATTATTGGAAGAAGTTTTACCGCAACTTCACTAACTTCCTATACAAGCAAGGCTGCCATGACAATTATGTGGGCGCCAACATAAAAGTGATCCGCACGTTTTTCACCTACCTTAAAACCGAGAAAAACCTCGACGCCGGTGATTTCCATAAAGCTTTTTATGTGCGGAAGGAAGAAATTCCTGTTCTCGTTTTGTCGCCGGAACAGTTGAAGTTTCTCATACATGACGACGCTTTCGCACGCCAATTGCTGCCATCGGAGCGGCGGGTGAAGGATGCATTTGTGTTTGGGTGTACTACCGGACTGCGTTTCTCAGATCTCTTCCTGCTTACCAACCAGAATTTTGAACCGACAACCGATGGCTACTACCTGAAACAGCGCTCTAAGAAAACCAAGACCTACACCCGTATCAAGTTGCCACCCTATGCCGCCGAAATTTATGAACGCTACCGCCTAAAAGAGGCAGCGGCCCCCGTCTTCGGTAGCATCAGCCTGTTTAACTTCAACAAGACACTGAAGCAAGTAGGCGCAAAAGCCGGCTTCATTCACCCGGTTGATGTGACAAGGGAAAAATTAGGCCGCGCCGTACGGCCCACCGCCAAAAAAGAAAGCGGCCGAAACCGCTTTTGTGACCAGATGAGCTCGCACATGATGCGCCGAACGGCCATTACTACCTTGCTGACCCTCGGCATGCCGGAGCACGCGGTTCGCAACCTCAGCGGACACAGCGCCAACAGCACCTCATTTCGCCGATACGTGCACTATGCGCAGGCGTATTTGGATGAGGAGATGGAAAGGGTGCATAAGCGGTTAGAGAGATAG